GTTCCACCCGGAATCGGTGCTCACCGAGGGCGGTTACCGGATGCTCGGCAACTGGCTGGCCGTCGCCGGACTGCCCGAGGCAGCTGAGATCGCGAAGGGCCTGACCCCGCTGGTCGCGATCCGCTGAGCAGCTAGAACGCTGAGTTGATGGCGAGCTCGATCGCGATCTCGTCCCACCAGGCTCCAGCCTTCGGCCCTCCGTTGCAGGCGCCATCCGATGCGCCGATGGTCTTGATCCACAGGTTGGCGTCCTGGTGGCCGTGATCGGCACGTCCGGGCAGGGCGCCCAGCCCACGGCCCCGCGGATTGCACCACTCGCCGTTGTCGCCCTTGCCATTGCGGCTGGTGTCGATGACATAGTGCTTGCCGCCGAGAAACTCCGAGATCGACTCCGCGTAGTCGCGCACTTGAGCGGTGGGCTTGTAGTTCGACACGTTGGTCGCGAATCCGCGCACGTGCTCGACGCCGGCGGCGAGCAGCCGCTTCGCCATCTCGGCTGCCGGCACCGAGTACGAGGAACCGGCGTCGATGTAGACGGTGGCGCCCGCATCAGTCAGGGTCTTCGCGGCATAGCTCAGCAGGCCGGCACGGTCGCCCTGGATCTCCGGGCAGCGACCGAGTTGCATCAGGGCATCCGGTTCCAGAACG
The Diaminobutyricimonas sp. LJ205 genome window above contains:
- a CDS encoding glycoside hydrolase family 6 protein — its product is MGDWNPVSKVRATVAKYTQDAEDAGQTGTLVLYAIPGRDCSGHSAGGLTADQYDDWVNEIAAGIAGKRVAVVLEPDALMQLGRCPEIQGDRAGLLSYAAKTLTDAGATVYIDAGSSYSVPAAEMAKRLLAAGVEHVRGFATNVSNYKPTAQVRDYAESISEFLGGKHYVIDTSRNGKGDNGEWCNPRGRGLGALPGRADHGHQDANLWIKTIGASDGACNGGPKAGAWWDEIAIELAINSAF